caacAACTGCCGTCGTCGACACTGATGAATGAGCCGGTGATGTACtgttcattttcttttcctttcgcTATGTTTTCCAGGCGGGAGAGAGAATGGTTTCTACTATTAATATTTTCTATGGGCTCTTCTCATGTTTCTCAGCCCATAAAGCCCACTTCTTAACTGGTTAAAActcaaaaagaagaagaaagaccAGACAGAATTCAAAACTCCATAGATTTAATCGCAAATGTTGATCTAGTTGAACTCGAAGCTCTTCCTGCTCCATTCCTCACAATTATTATAGCACCTGCTTGTATCTCAGCCTCTATAGAACCTGCTCCATTCCTCACAATTATTATACCACCTGCTCGTCTTCTATCTTGATTTGAATACCTAAATTGAAGAGTAAGGTAGCTGAGGATAAATACTACCTAATTTTCTTTACACCGGATTTGGGGGGAAGGAGAACATCTCTAACCTAATCGATAGactgaaggaagaagaagaagaggcagACTTCACAAGGTTTCTTCAGTGTTAATCTTCAATTAGTTatgttttcttcaatttttgCCTATGATTGTTTTCCGCCCATTTCAAATATTTGCTTGCTCTTTGTTTCTGTAATGTGATGAATATGAAAACATATTTGTGCTAaatttttagattttgtttcTCTTCAATTCCAGATTTTGCTCTTTGCTTGCTCTTTGTTGCTCTTCAATTCCagattttgtgctaaatttttCCAGATTTTGTGCTAATGTGATGAATATGAAAACATATTTGTGCTAaatttttagattttgtttcTCTTCAATTCCagattttgtgctaaatttttCGAGCAGGTTACTATCCATTCAATGCATCAGCTCAGTGCCTTCTGATTAGCTGTCAGTTAACTATTGATTAGGGCTAGAGTATAATGTAAAGAGAGGGGTCGATCAAACTAATCTAAACTGAATTGTGTATAAACCTGGTTAGGTTAAGCATTGGATGAAAGTCAGCACGTGGTAACCAGGCCATCGGACTCTAGCCAGATTTGGACTTAAGGTTATCAAATAAGTGACTTTGGTATTAGTTGGTCTGATCTAGGGAATTTGAAAAACCAAACAATGAGATAACTGTGATTGTGTTGATCATGAGGAGACAGGTTTTTAGTTAAGTAATCAATCACCTAATTTCATACATTTATTTATGAATTAAGGTCTGTTCCTCCAGAAAGTGGAAAGTGGGGTtcacaaatatttaaaattctaCCAGATTGAAGTATAAAGTTTTAGGATCACATGGAGATGCCATTGCACTGCTACTGTTCTGTTATGTCTGTCAATCAGAAAATCATTTTTACATATCAAGTTGTTGTTATAGTGGATTTAATTGATCAATTAGTGAAAGTGGAATTTCTTggcataataataaaaagattcATACTTTCTCTAGAAACCAGAACAAATCCCATAGATTCCATCCTCTTCAACtagctttttttatttttttatttttaggaaaagGTTGATGCTCAAGTCACTAGTAAGGAATACCCACATGCTTGCGAGTTTGTAGCTGGATTCGATTTGTCTACTAAATTGCAAGCCTCATCTTTTGCATAGGTAAGCTACAATGTCCCATGATAGATTATATTCCCCAATTCTTTTCCCAAGATTTCTGACATGTTAAAATAAGCACCCATTCATTCTAGAGCTTTCAGCATATAGCCTAAGGCCATACTTTCAAGACAATTATCTATATATGTTAAATCCAACCCAATAGAAGAAGTGGGATGATGGATATATGTTTTAGAAAGAAAAGAGATATGAAAAGGTTATCTTGatttgggttgggttgggtgaAATTTAATTGCTCAATTACTGTATTTTCCTATTGTGTAATGGttgctttcttttcttttgagtTTATTTCCAGCCTAATATTATTATATCCATTTTATGCATTCTTTCGTTTGTTGTTAAACTCCAGGCTGCATATTATGAAGTTCCTAACATAGAACTTTCCATTTCAGGTTGTATTGGCTGAGGGATCCAAAAGACCCTTCTGCTGTGGTTCCTTTTTTCAGTGGATCAACACTTGGAGGTAATTAGCCATTCTACAACAATTTTGCTATGTCATTGAACTATGAACTTGTTTGTTGCATATCTGTTAGCTTGTGTATATAATAGTTGTAAGAGCACACAAGTGTTTACCTTGTTTGCTTGAAGTTTCTCATCATATTCGCTATTAATTTTTATGCTtcattttttcaattaaatGCTGTGAGGAACTCTGTGAATGCAGTACTGCTATTATTAATCAGCAAACTTATTCAACTCAACTTAGCATTCTATTATTTTGTGATTATGTACTCCAAGCCAGGAATTTCACATGAACCTATAATTCAAAGTAACCAACTTTTTGTGATTTAGATATTACAAATTTTGTATGTCTCGACCGGTCCAGAATATGCTTATAAATTTAATCCCAGATTCCAtactattatatattatatcaaATGTTATTGTTCATACctcaattttactttttttactaGACGCTTAGACAATAGTCGTGAtgagtaatttatttatttagtttaaagggttaaggtgcaaaaatacccataacatTTTGGATccggagcaattttacccctaacgtctaaaaatgtgcaattttatcctaatGTTGAAACCAAGAGAAATTTTACCCcgaacgttgataaattgggtcaatttgaaaaataattgctctcggctaccaacgttaggagtaaaattgctcctggcccaaaactttaggggtatttttgcaccttaatcttAGTTTAAAAGAGTaaggatataagagtaattttatatataacttacCTTACTTTACCTTCAAACCAAACACAATTACATTATTTAACCATCACTTACCTTACCTTCCATCCAAACACAACAAGTTATTATATAAACCTCACTTACCTTACTTTACCCTACCGTACTTTAATTAACCCCCATCCAAACAAGCCCTTAATTCTTAGTATTTTTCTTGCTCTGTTGAgaattaagtttattatttcgTCTCAGGTGTTTTGCAGCTTTGTGTTTGATTTTAGGTATTACCTTGTATTTAGCTTGTTCGTAGGTTTTCATTTGTCCATGAATCAATATAGCAACGTGTTTGATCTTGGGGCGGCTGTTATTGGAGAAGGGTTGGACTAACATGTTTGGGTTTTGAGATTTGTCAATTCTGGTTCAAATTAGTTAATATGAGAGTTGATTTCGGATTATTTTCATGTTGTTTGCAGCTGCTATAGCTGTAGAAATTGACTCTCATTTATGCAGAGCCACCCAGTTTTCGAACAATAGATTTTCAGATTTCAAGTTGTTCCAAAATTTCCATCACCTCAGTCTATCAATATTATTGTTGCTTGGATTCTTTCTGTTTTAACTTAGAATTTCTGAGCTTAAAATTGTCTGTTTGTTTTTGTCCGAGTTATTGATTCATCAGATAGTAGCTTGGAGATTTAGGTGTAGATGAACCATGgttgtttttttgtgttttatgcTTGTGTTAGCTTTTGGATATTCTGCTTCAGGATTCAGGACTTTGATATGTGAATATGAATAAGAGGATTTATGCTTTTGAGCTCCAAATGAAATGACCTTTGTGTAGGATAACGAATTTCGGTATCATCAAAGATTCTAAACATCCCATATATATTAGTAATCCCTTTAGCCAGTTTCATCCTTACTTCCCTACTAGGTTAGAGACTTTGTATCCTTGTATCTGCCACTCTTTACCTCAGATATTCTCTCCTAATAACAGTTTTCGACAGAGAGATCAAAATACTTCCAGAAAAACATTTGTAGTCAAAATACTTTCGGATCAATCAGCTAATAGCAAACAACCAAccgcaacaacaaacaacaccATAACAGAAAACAGTAGTAATAGCTACCGGCTAACCATTGAACCAAAGAGGCCCTAAGGTTAAGTTTCTACTTATAATCCAATGCCTATACTTGTTGATACTGCGGCGATCGAAAATTTCCAAGTTCCTTAAGCAAGAGTATGTGCATCATAACTTATTTAGAGAAAGAAGTGATCTCATTTGATGCTTGATTACTATTATACTGcttactattaaaaaaaaagggcggcccggtgcactacgcgtcaccgctgagcgagggtccggggagggatcccaccacaagggtgtactgggagcaaaccttcccctaccaatttatttggcaagaggccgctcctaagactcaacctgtgacctcttggtcatacgacaacaacgtttaccgttgcgccaaggctcgccctctattATACTGCTTACTATTATTGGTACAAAATTTTGCAGGCAAATTATATACTTATTTTGTCAATTCCTAATGTGTTCCAGTTGCTCTATGGAAACTCAACATGAAACTCCATTTTACGCTTTCCAGAAAGTGGGGATCCTATTGTTATTCTTAGTTGGCTTTGGCTTTTGTATCCATGATTCATCATCTTCAAGTGAGGTTAGTATAGTACTTCCAACATGATATTTCTTGAATTATCATTTCTGTCATGTGAACGTTTCTTGCGATCGCTTTTGTAGTCGCTTTTGGTATTATATGTAGTATAGATGTGAGGCTACGAACATTAACTAATTGATGGAGCTTAGTAATTGTCTTGAACATTTTTTTGGTACTTTATACAAGAATCAAGTTTGTGAAGAACCCTAAACAATTTTAAGTTTTCATCTGCCATCTTCGGTTTCAGGTGCATAGGTGTGAGTCCAATTCTTACTCCAACAAATACATTATGAAATCTAATTCTGAAGAACCCGAGAAATTCCAAGATTTCACAGCAGATAAACCACCAAGCTGTTCATGCAAATGGCTGCCTGATGATCTACAGGCTCTTTTAAGATTATCAGTTCCGAATCGCCTATTAATTGGTGAAGGTTCTCATCGACATCTTTATTCAGACATCAGAATTCATTCCCAGGCAGAATTGATAGCTCAGCTACCCAATCACTTCTGCAAGGTTATAATTATCGAGAGACTTCCCCTTGGAGTCTTTGCAGACCCGTTTGAGCTCCAGCACTTACTCCAGCGGGGCGGTATTGCAATTTTTTTTCGTCCTTAAGCTTCCATATTTTGGTCTTATTTATCACCCATTCTCCAGTTTAACATAGTTCATTGCAGCTTTCACTGATATAGCTGTTTTCGGAGATACAAATTTAGAGTTGCCTTCTGTTGCTTCCAATCAAACTATTGTTGAGATTCATATGAATGTCAGTTCCAATATCTATTCTGGAAATACGAATGAACTTCAAGTCAGCGTAGATCTCCCATTGCATGCACGTTATCCGGTAAGTAACAATAATATATGGTCCAGGTTAATGCTTCCCTTCATTCATTTTAAAAGCTTGTCCAACTTAATTCACTGCAGCCCCCAAGTGAAACTGGTTATGCAAAAATAGAATTCGGTAGACCCGATCTATTCATGCAGTGCAGCCGAGAAGGAAATTCAAACGATCAAAGCTGTTTATTTACTCCAATTACTGACCATGTTGTATCGAAAATCGTCACTATGGAATGGAAGATACCTTCTGGTACAAGGAGCTTTGCTGGAGTTGTGAGTATTATTACATTCGCTGCAGCCTTTATATCGACTCTTGCGATCGTCGTGACATCCCTTTTCTATTCGGAGTGTTCATTATTGTATTTGTACAAAAACCAGTGTTGCCGCTAGGGGCTCAAAATCGAAAATCCATCTCTATTTTTTCTGATTAGTTCCTTTGGATGTCTTTTTTCCCTAGGCAATTTTTGGCCGCTTTAGCGAATATGAACAAAGcgtttttattattaattctttttctttattataattctcTTTTGGACATTGTCGCGTTATTGTTATTCATGAATTGTTTAATTTCGTTCTCTATTTGTTTTTATGGTTTAAAACTTTAAGGATATTGTTACGTCGCTTTTGTTGAATTATATTAAATGGATATAAAGATCAAATTTTACCCTAACTTTTTAAAGTGGCGCAGATTTAACCTTAACTTAatgtttccaagcaagatcaattctAACTCTAAGTtatagaaaattagaaaaaactggTTTGACCAGTATATAATTGTCACTTCaccttccaaatatcaattatgtcttaatgtattattaacaaaattgcaaaaaaattgataaaatgctaaaaactaaatctgttaaatataattcaatttatcgacaaacttgtttgaaagTTCCAATGTGATAGTTAATAACAATCAAATtacttttttcaaattttcgatagtGCAATGCTAAAAATGATCGAGTTCTGTTGTTGGGGATTTTCTCAATTTTCGAAATCAAAGGAAGCAAGTGGGGCGACCCCAGAATCGAGTTCCGCTCTTTCGAGTTCAAGGTAGTTAGATTTCATACGTTGGAATTAAATTTGCACTGCGCttaaaattttgtaaaaattatatttattttgatttgtttcaatgttaatatttatatatttttaaaaatacatgtATTACAGATAGTGTTGATTTACAGTGTGAATTTTATTTTCAACCACAAAATTTAGGAGATAACAAAAAGCAAAAGCTCCTACTGACATAAagcttttatattatttatcttTCCCAATAGAAAAACTTTAAAtacaataattaatatataaatttgaatGCTTTTCCGTAAGATTTAAAACTTTATAGCAGCAATCTTTACACCAATCAGACAAATTACGATTGAGCGCAATTAACTAAGGCTAAGGCTGGATCCATTTTATGAAATTTCTGATATGGATTTTGACTTAATTGTCTAAAATTTTGCGAACATCGGCTCCatatatttgtttaaaatgttcTGATATCCTTTAccgcttgcttaaaatatagtTAATTAATTCTTCGGTTGTAAAAAGTATACCGTATATGTGGAAGTTCAATTGCATGcaccttaaaaaaattaaacgagTTGAAACGTCGAACTATCAACAAGTAGGAAAAAAGAATTGaggttaattattatttttcattatgaAAGGCCTAATTTTGTGAATTATGTCACTTTTggccaaaaaaattaataatttgtaaCAGAAAATATTGAATTTCAcagtgaaaaaaattaattaacccTATTAaccccttttctttttctctgcaTATCCATTCACCATCCACATGCAGTTTATTTCTTTACAACTAAGTGATTAATTAACTacaaattaaacaaattgataaaattaatcaagacgccaatcaagttttttaaacaagttcaaaatACGGATGATGTATTAATCCCATTTTACatgaaatctatatttgtaTGTGATATTTTGAtaaactttttttatataatttgtcCAGTTTTTTGGTTCGAGACTCGTCTGCTTTCGAAAAGTTTTCTGCATATGTTAGATTTGAACCCGAGACCTAGTTTTCTTTAGGTCCAATATCATAATCAGGAAAGACTTGGGATTAAAATTATTTCATGACTCATTCTTACTAAATATCACTAGTACACTTCAAAGTGTTTACAAATGAATAAAAGGTAAAATTAAATGATTGCAGTACAAATCTCTATCTTCTCACTTGTTTATCAAGTTCAGAGAAGAGTCACTTTATAAAACAAGCATTCTACTCCATATTTGGAATAACAGAAAGGATTCCATGTTGATACTCATATTTGACAACAAGGAATTGAGAGAGAATAATCTAAGATAAATAATACAACCCTTAAGTTGGACAAGacatagagagagagagagaccaaagaatcaatatattattactctatagaaaaggaaaaggaaaatacACACAAAcagtagagagagagagagaacacACAACCCAGCACGCACCCGAATATCATCCATCGCAAGCAATTGCAAATGCCAAAATATATACTACCTCTGACCAGCGACGTCACACCCCGAGTTGGAGAGAAACAACACAAACCAAAGCTTTTCTCATTTCCAGAAGCTCTTCAATCCGGTTATATCAAAT
The sequence above is drawn from the Euphorbia lathyris chromosome 6, ddEupLath1.1, whole genome shotgun sequence genome and encodes:
- the LOC136232505 gene encoding uncharacterized protein, which codes for METQHETPFYAFQKVGILLLFLVGFGFCIHDSSSSSEVHRCESNSYSNKYIMKSNSEEPEKFQDFTADKPPSCSCKWLPDDLQALLRLSVPNRLLIGEGSHRHLYSDIRIHSQAELIAQLPNHFCKVIIIERLPLGVFADPFELQHLLQRGAFTDIAVFGDTNLELPSVASNQTIVEIHMNVSSNIYSGNTNELQVSVDLPLHARYPPPSETGYAKIEFGRPDLFMQCSREGNSNDQSCLFTPITDHVVSKIVTMEWKIPSGTRSFAGVVSIITFAAAFISTLAIVVTSLFYSECSLLYLYKNQCCR